One window of Kineococcus endophyticus genomic DNA carries:
- a CDS encoding tetratricopeptide repeat protein: MPGPEPTGRPSGGPYEWLHRGLALLSAGEAAAAATLLARAHAEEPGSTVVLEALARARYDSGDIPGAAEAFRDLAAARPADDYAHFGLGLSLSRLGRFGLAAEHLAMAHAMRPDRPEYADRLRQVRATIRARQSPENP, encoded by the coding sequence GTGCCCGGCCCGGAACCGACCGGCCGACCGTCCGGCGGACCCTACGAGTGGCTGCACCGCGGCCTGGCACTCCTGTCCGCCGGCGAGGCGGCCGCTGCGGCGACCCTGCTCGCGCGGGCGCACGCCGAGGAGCCGGGGTCCACGGTCGTGCTCGAGGCGCTGGCGCGGGCCCGGTACGACTCCGGCGACATCCCGGGAGCGGCGGAGGCGTTCCGGGACCTCGCCGCCGCCCGGCCCGCGGACGACTACGCTCACTTCGGTCTGGGGCTGAGCCTCAGCCGACTCGGACGGTTCGGGCTGGCAGCCGAGCACCTGGCCATGGCCCACGCCATGCGCCCGGACCGACCGGAGTACGCCGACCGCCTGCGACAGGTCCGCGCCACGATCCGGGCGCGGCAGAGCCCGGAGAACCCGTGA
- a CDS encoding HAD-IIA family hydrolase, whose product MSTPEPTHEPTHVPTHVPTHVPAHVATALLATTGTLLDDHDVLLLDLDGVVYVGPDAVPHAPEALSAAAESGHRLGFITNNASRPPATVAAHLRDLGVPATDEDVVNSAQAAADHLAREFPAGSAVLLVGTTGLREALTDVGLRPTDDRREAVAVVQGFSPDLGWQQLAEATHAVRSGLPWVATNLDATVPTPGGPAPGNGLLVDLVARAAGRAPDVVCGKPERALFDAAVNRLGARSALVVGDRLDTDLQGARTAGLDGLLVLTGVTGVRELLSAAAHERPTHVGHDLRSLTHPHPGVAVRRASGTVTATCRDAVVEVATGRLAVVSAAAGADGLDVLRAAAEACWAFADLADGLAGEALEAAVDAVAATVAEPSSDGARAVHTG is encoded by the coding sequence GTGAGCACCCCCGAGCCCACCCACGAGCCCACCCACGTGCCCACCCACGTGCCCACCCACGTGCCCGCCCACGTGGCGACCGCCCTCCTCGCCACGACCGGGACGCTGCTGGATGACCACGACGTCCTCCTGCTCGACCTCGACGGCGTCGTCTACGTGGGGCCCGACGCCGTCCCGCACGCGCCCGAGGCGCTCTCGGCGGCGGCCGAGAGCGGGCACCGGCTCGGCTTCATCACCAACAACGCCTCGCGGCCGCCGGCCACGGTGGCCGCCCACCTGCGCGACCTGGGCGTCCCGGCGACGGACGAGGACGTCGTCAACTCGGCGCAGGCCGCGGCGGACCACCTCGCGCGCGAGTTCCCGGCGGGGTCGGCCGTCCTCCTCGTCGGCACGACAGGTCTGCGCGAGGCGCTGACGGACGTCGGCCTGCGGCCCACGGACGACCGCCGCGAAGCCGTCGCCGTCGTCCAGGGGTTCTCCCCGGACCTCGGCTGGCAGCAGCTCGCCGAGGCCACGCACGCGGTCCGGTCCGGGCTGCCGTGGGTCGCCACCAACCTCGACGCCACCGTCCCGACGCCCGGCGGCCCCGCTCCCGGCAACGGGCTGCTCGTCGACCTCGTCGCGCGGGCCGCGGGTCGGGCTCCGGACGTCGTGTGCGGCAAGCCGGAGCGCGCGCTGTTCGACGCCGCGGTGAACCGTCTCGGCGCGCGGAGTGCGCTCGTCGTCGGCGACCGCCTGGACACCGACCTGCAGGGCGCGCGGACGGCGGGCCTGGACGGACTGCTCGTCCTGACGGGAGTCACCGGCGTCCGGGAGCTGCTGAGCGCGGCGGCGCACGAACGACCCACGCACGTCGGGCACGACCTGCGGTCGCTGACGCATCCGCACCCGGGCGTCGCGGTGCGCAGGGCGAGCGGGACGGTCACGGCGACGTGCCGGGACGCGGTCGTCGAGGTGGCCACGGGCCGGCTCGCGGTGGTCTCGGCGGCGGCCGGGGCGGACGGGCTCGACGTCCTGCGCGCGGCCGCGGAGGCCTGCTGGGCCTTCGCGGACCTGGCGGACGGCCTCGCGGGGGAGGCGCTCGAGGCGGCCGTCGACGCGGTCGCCGCCACGGTCGCGGAGCCGTCGTCGGACGGTGCGCGAGCGGTCCACACGGGCTGA
- a CDS encoding TlyA family RNA methyltransferase codes for MAARRLRLDAELVRRGLARSREHAGELVSAGRVRVGGATAAKPATQVDLAAAIVVEDAGEGEEYVSRGAHKLVGALDAFGVDVTGRRCLDAGASTGGFTDVLLRRGAGHVVAVDVGYGQIAWSLRTDERVTVLERTNVRTLEPDVVAPAPSLVVADLSFISLTLVLPALVRCVTPGAEHVLMVKPQFEVGREALGAGGVVRSADLRADAVRHVAAAALAEGLGVRGVAASPLPGPSGNVEYFLHLAAGAPALEERALTEAIAAGPQAGLA; via the coding sequence GTGGCGGCTCGCAGGCTGCGGCTCGACGCCGAGCTGGTCCGCCGGGGGCTGGCCCGGTCCCGGGAGCACGCCGGTGAGCTCGTGAGCGCCGGTCGCGTCCGCGTCGGCGGGGCCACCGCCGCCAAACCCGCCACGCAGGTCGACCTCGCGGCCGCCATCGTCGTCGAGGACGCGGGTGAGGGTGAGGAGTACGTCTCGCGCGGGGCGCACAAGCTCGTGGGCGCGCTCGACGCGTTCGGCGTCGACGTCACGGGGCGCCGCTGCCTCGACGCCGGCGCCAGCACCGGGGGCTTCACCGACGTCCTGCTGCGGCGCGGTGCCGGTCACGTCGTCGCGGTGGACGTGGGGTACGGGCAGATCGCCTGGTCGCTGCGCACGGACGAGCGCGTGACCGTCCTGGAGCGCACCAACGTCCGGACGTTGGAGCCCGACGTCGTGGCGCCGGCCCCCTCCCTCGTGGTCGCCGACCTCTCGTTCATCTCCCTCACCCTGGTGCTGCCGGCGCTCGTCCGGTGCGTCACCCCCGGCGCGGAGCACGTCCTCATGGTCAAACCCCAGTTCGAGGTCGGGCGCGAAGCGCTCGGCGCCGGCGGCGTCGTCCGCAGCGCCGACCTGCGCGCCGACGCCGTCCGCCACGTCGCCGCGGCGGCCCTCGCCGAGGGCCTGGGGGTGCGCGGTGTCGCGGCCAGCCCGCTGCCCGGTCCCAGCGGCAACGTGGAGTACTTCCTCCACCTCGCCGCCGGTGCCCCGGCCCTGGAGGAGCGGGCGCTGACGGAGGCCATCGCGGCCGGGCCGCAGGCGGGGCTCGCGTGA
- a CDS encoding NAD kinase, translated as MSAGQAPAGCVVPQSGRSVLVLAHTGRPEAVAALTKVVHRFAEAGIQTVMTPDEASALSREDRDRVVQCELEGAVDTAELVIVLGGDGTILRAAEIVRGGDTPLLGVNLGHVGFLAEAEREEIVGTVARVAAGDYRVEERMTLDVRVVHDGVVLASSWAVNEVSVEKANRERMLELVVDVDGRPLSSFGGDGVIAATPTGSTAYAFSAGGPVVWPEVEALLVVPISAHALFARPLVIAPTSVVGVEVLPGTGDGGVLWCDGRRTFAAPAGSRVEVRRSPQTVRLARLSTGIFTDRLVAKFGLPVTGWRGPRDAGGARS; from the coding sequence GTGAGCGCCGGCCAGGCACCCGCCGGGTGCGTCGTCCCGCAGTCCGGCCGCAGCGTCCTCGTCCTCGCGCACACGGGGCGCCCGGAGGCCGTGGCGGCGCTGACGAAGGTGGTGCACCGCTTCGCGGAGGCGGGCATCCAGACCGTCATGACCCCCGACGAGGCGTCGGCCCTGAGCAGGGAGGACCGGGACCGCGTCGTCCAGTGCGAGCTGGAGGGGGCCGTCGACACCGCCGAGCTCGTCATCGTCCTCGGCGGCGACGGCACGATCCTGCGCGCCGCCGAGATCGTCCGCGGGGGTGACACCCCGCTGCTGGGCGTGAACCTCGGGCACGTCGGCTTCCTCGCCGAGGCCGAGCGCGAGGAGATCGTCGGGACGGTCGCCCGCGTCGCCGCGGGGGACTACCGGGTCGAGGAGCGCATGACGCTCGACGTCCGGGTCGTCCACGACGGCGTCGTCCTCGCGTCCTCGTGGGCCGTCAACGAGGTGTCGGTCGAGAAGGCCAACCGCGAGCGCATGCTCGAGCTCGTCGTCGACGTCGACGGCCGGCCGCTCAGCAGCTTCGGCGGGGACGGCGTCATCGCCGCCACGCCGACGGGGTCGACGGCGTACGCGTTCTCCGCGGGCGGCCCCGTCGTGTGGCCCGAGGTCGAGGCTCTGCTCGTCGTGCCCATCAGCGCCCACGCGCTCTTCGCGCGCCCGCTCGTCATCGCCCCCACGTCGGTCGTGGGCGTCGAGGTGCTGCCCGGCACCGGTGACGGCGGCGTCCTGTGGTGCGACGGCCGCCGGACCTTCGCGGCGCCCGCGGGGTCCCGGGTCGAGGTCCGCCGTTCCCCGCAGACGGTCCGGCTGGCCCGGCTCAGCACGGGGATCTTCACCGACCGGCTCGTCGCCAAGTTCGGCCTGCCCGTGACCGGCTGGCGGGGACCGCGCGACGCGGGAGGGGCTCGATCGTGA
- the recN gene encoding DNA repair protein RecN has product MHIRSLGVIRDARLPLGPGLTVITGETGAGKTMVVTGLGLLMGERADAGAVRAGDESAVVEGRLQVAEDGAVAARTREAGGELDQGELLLARTLSAGGRSRAHVGGRSAPVGVLAEISEHLIAVHGQTDQLRLRSGAQQLRVLDAFAGPVVAEDLAAYQRVHTRWRAVSAEHDHVAGHEAERAREAELLRLGLDEVERVDPQPGEDTALREESERLAHVEVLRTAAATAHAAITGQGAGEDVVGEGGADTRVDAARRALEQAGEHDATLAALAARAAEVSYLLADLGSDVAAYADSLEADPLRLQTVQERRAQLSALVRRHADDPDAGVAGVLAWAQRASERLLDLDDDGRLETLAKERDELEDELRRLAGRLTAARRTAAADLQDRVAAELAALAMPSARLEVAVHTGHELGPWGCDSVELLLAAHSGAAPRPLARGASGGELSRVMLALEVVLAGADPVPTMVFDEVDAGVGGRAAVEIGRRLARLARSTQVVVVTHLAQVAAFADSHLTVVKTDDGSVTESGVVRLDDEGRVGELARMLSGRGSGTERAHAEELLRSSRAEAVAEPSTPRAGRTRTARAARGGAPRVGRSSSAPGTGGARTSRS; this is encoded by the coding sequence ATGCACATCCGCTCCCTCGGCGTCATCCGCGACGCCCGGCTGCCGCTGGGGCCAGGGCTGACCGTCATCACGGGGGAGACGGGCGCCGGCAAGACGATGGTCGTCACCGGCCTCGGGCTGCTCATGGGTGAGCGCGCCGACGCCGGGGCGGTGCGCGCGGGCGACGAGAGCGCCGTCGTCGAGGGCCGGCTGCAGGTGGCCGAGGACGGTGCGGTCGCCGCCCGCACCCGGGAGGCCGGCGGGGAGCTGGACCAGGGGGAGCTGCTGCTCGCGCGGACGCTGTCCGCGGGCGGGCGCAGCCGGGCCCACGTCGGGGGCCGCAGCGCCCCCGTCGGGGTGCTCGCGGAGATCTCCGAGCACCTCATCGCGGTGCACGGGCAGACCGACCAGCTGCGGCTGCGGTCGGGGGCGCAGCAGCTGCGCGTGCTCGACGCGTTCGCCGGTCCGGTCGTCGCCGAGGACCTCGCCGCCTACCAGCGCGTCCACACGCGCTGGCGGGCCGTCAGCGCCGAGCACGACCACGTGGCCGGCCACGAAGCCGAACGCGCCCGCGAGGCCGAGCTGCTCCGGCTGGGCCTGGACGAGGTCGAACGCGTGGACCCCCAGCCCGGCGAGGACACCGCACTGCGCGAGGAGTCCGAGCGGCTCGCCCACGTCGAGGTGCTGCGGACGGCGGCGGCGACCGCCCACGCGGCGATCACCGGGCAGGGTGCGGGGGAGGACGTCGTGGGCGAGGGCGGCGCGGACACCCGCGTCGACGCGGCCCGACGCGCGCTGGAGCAGGCGGGGGAGCACGACGCGACCTTGGCGGCCCTGGCCGCCCGCGCCGCCGAGGTGTCCTACCTCCTCGCCGACCTCGGCAGCGACGTGGCGGCGTACGCGGACTCCCTCGAGGCGGACCCGCTCCGGTTGCAGACCGTCCAGGAACGCCGGGCTCAGCTCTCCGCCCTCGTGCGCCGGCACGCCGACGACCCGGACGCCGGTGTCGCGGGGGTGCTCGCCTGGGCCCAGCGGGCCTCCGAGCGGCTGCTCGACCTCGACGACGACGGCCGGCTGGAGACCCTGGCCAAGGAGCGCGACGAGCTGGAGGACGAGCTGCGCCGGCTCGCCGGCCGCCTGACGGCCGCCCGCCGCACGGCGGCCGCCGACCTGCAGGACCGCGTCGCCGCGGAGCTGGCGGCGCTGGCGATGCCCAGCGCGCGGCTCGAGGTGGCGGTCCACACCGGCCACGAGCTGGGGCCCTGGGGGTGCGACAGCGTGGAGCTCCTGCTGGCCGCGCACTCCGGTGCCGCTCCCCGCCCGCTGGCCCGGGGGGCCTCCGGCGGTGAGCTGTCGCGCGTGATGCTGGCCCTCGAGGTGGTCCTGGCGGGCGCCGATCCCGTGCCCACCATGGTGTTCGACGAGGTCGACGCGGGCGTGGGCGGTCGGGCGGCCGTGGAGATCGGGCGCCGGCTGGCCCGGCTCGCCCGCAGCACCCAGGTCGTCGTCGTGACCCACCTCGCCCAGGTCGCGGCCTTCGCCGACTCCCACCTGACCGTCGTCAAGACCGACGACGGCAGCGTCACCGAGTCCGGCGTCGTCCGCCTCGACGACGAGGGCCGCGTCGGGGAGCTGGCCCGGATGCTGTCCGGTCGCGGGTCGGGGACCGAGCGTGCGCACGCCGAGGAGCTGCTGCGGTCCAGTCGCGCGGAGGCCGTGGCGGAACCGTCGACGCCTCGCGCAGGACGGACCCGGACGGCGCGTGCGGCACGGGGCGGTGCCCCCCGCGTGGGACGATCGTCGTCCGCCCCGGGCACCGGCGGGGCGCGGACGTCGAGGAGCTGA
- the steA gene encoding putative cytokinetic ring protein SteA — translation MVRRRRDRGVSAHGSAGGPLDTDVVRGTVRVDRRTKRLTKRLKPGDIAVIDHLDLDRVSAEALVACAPAAVVNASRSTSGRYPNLGPGILVDAGIPVLDDVGTELMAELSEGTTATLVGDRLQVDGADVATGRRLSADVVAADMEVARAGLSLQLEAFAANTMEYLRRERELLLDGVGVPDIRTDLDGRHVLIVVRGYHYKEDLVTLRPYVREYKPVLIGVDGGADAILEAGWRPDLIVGDMDSVSDSALRSGAEIVVHAYRDGRAPGLERVRSLGIDAVVFPATGTSEDVAMLLADDKGATLIAAVGTHVTLVEFLDKGRAGMASTFLTRLRVGGKLVDAKGVSRLYRSRVSDVQVLVLVLAGVLALVAALLVTPTGQAILAVTGARLEDAWAAVVGVLPGEGP, via the coding sequence GTGGTGAGGCGTCGACGTGACCGTGGCGTCAGCGCGCACGGATCCGCCGGCGGGCCCCTCGACACGGACGTCGTCCGCGGGACGGTCCGGGTCGACCGGCGCACCAAGCGGCTGACGAAACGCCTGAAGCCGGGCGACATCGCCGTCATCGACCACCTCGACCTCGACCGGGTGTCGGCCGAGGCCCTGGTGGCGTGCGCGCCGGCCGCCGTCGTCAACGCCTCCCGCAGCACCTCGGGGCGCTACCCCAACCTCGGCCCTGGGATCCTCGTCGACGCGGGCATCCCCGTCCTCGACGACGTCGGCACCGAGCTCATGGCGGAACTGTCCGAGGGCACGACGGCCACCCTCGTCGGCGACCGCCTCCAGGTCGACGGCGCCGACGTGGCCACGGGCCGCAGGCTCAGCGCGGACGTCGTCGCGGCGGACATGGAGGTCGCCCGCGCCGGTCTTTCCCTGCAGCTGGAGGCGTTCGCGGCCAACACGATGGAGTACCTGCGCCGCGAGCGGGAACTGCTGCTCGACGGTGTCGGCGTCCCCGACATCCGCACCGACCTCGACGGCCGGCACGTCCTCATCGTGGTCCGCGGGTACCACTACAAGGAGGACCTCGTCACGCTGCGCCCGTACGTGCGCGAGTACAAACCCGTCCTCATCGGCGTCGACGGCGGCGCGGACGCGATCCTCGAGGCCGGCTGGCGACCGGACCTCATCGTCGGGGACATGGACTCCGTCTCGGACTCGGCCCTGCGCAGCGGCGCCGAGATCGTCGTGCACGCCTACCGCGACGGCCGGGCCCCCGGGCTCGAGCGCGTCCGGTCCCTGGGGATCGACGCGGTCGTCTTCCCCGCCACGGGGACGAGCGAGGACGTCGCGATGCTCCTCGCCGACGACAAGGGCGCCACGCTCATCGCGGCCGTCGGCACCCACGTCACGCTCGTGGAGTTCCTCGACAAGGGGCGCGCCGGCATGGCCAGCACGTTCCTCACCCGACTGCGGGTCGGCGGCAAGCTCGTCGACGCCAAGGGCGTCTCGCGCCTGTACCGCTCGCGCGTCTCCGACGTGCAGGTCCTCGTCCTCGTCCTCGCGGGCGTGCTCGCCCTCGTGGCCGCCCTGCTCGTGACGCCGACGGGTCAGGCGATCCTCGCGGTGACGGGGGCGCGGCTGGAGGACGCCTGGGCAGCCGTCGTGGGCGTCCTGCCCGGTGAGGGGCCGTGA
- a CDS encoding copper transporter — protein sequence MIDFRYHVVSLVSVFLALAVGIVLGAGPLNEGISTGITDQVRQLTTEKNTLRTERDQALATADQQDAWAEAVGPALVARQLGGRSVAVVELPGADSSQVDATVEELQAAGATVSSQVTLQDKWFDASQTATADRQKAATSLTGQLTTAPTTDAGTEDLLAAELARALVTTELAQAEGPDDGARTVLTTLSDAGLVDVQGGTGTAPTRATLALVVGGASDPDATDAVRRSTAAAWTALLSELDGASAGAVLAGSPDAAADGGPVAVLRSDNDLARAVSSVDDLDSPIGRINVVLALRQQLTGGAGQYGTADSATEVSPPLPAASTS from the coding sequence GTGATCGACTTCCGGTACCACGTCGTCTCGCTGGTGTCGGTGTTCCTGGCGCTCGCCGTGGGCATCGTGCTGGGCGCCGGGCCGCTCAACGAGGGCATCTCGACCGGCATCACCGACCAGGTGCGCCAGCTGACCACCGAGAAGAACACCCTGCGCACCGAACGGGACCAGGCGCTGGCGACGGCCGACCAGCAGGACGCCTGGGCCGAGGCCGTCGGGCCGGCCCTGGTCGCGCGCCAGCTCGGTGGCCGCAGCGTGGCCGTCGTCGAGCTCCCCGGCGCCGACTCCAGCCAGGTCGACGCGACCGTCGAGGAGCTGCAGGCGGCCGGGGCGACGGTCTCCTCGCAGGTCACCCTGCAGGACAAGTGGTTCGACGCCAGCCAGACCGCGACCGCCGACCGGCAGAAGGCCGCCACCTCGCTCACCGGGCAGCTCACGACGGCCCCGACCACCGACGCCGGCACGGAGGACCTGCTCGCCGCCGAGCTCGCGCGTGCCCTCGTGACGACGGAGCTGGCGCAGGCCGAGGGCCCCGACGACGGCGCCCGCACGGTGCTGACCACCCTGTCCGACGCCGGACTCGTCGACGTCCAGGGTGGGACGGGCACGGCTCCCACGCGCGCGACGCTCGCCCTCGTCGTCGGGGGGGCGAGCGACCCCGACGCCACCGACGCCGTGCGCCGGTCCACCGCGGCCGCCTGGACGGCCCTGCTGAGCGAGCTGGACGGGGCCAGCGCCGGGGCGGTCCTCGCCGGCTCGCCGGACGCCGCGGCCGACGGCGGTCCCGTCGCGGTCCTGCGCTCGGACAACGACCTCGCCCGCGCGGTCAGCAGCGTGGACGACCTGGACTCGCCGATCGGCCGCATCAACGTCGTGCTCGCCCTGCGCCAGCAGCTCACCGGGGGTGCCGGGCAGTACGGCACGGCCGACTCCGCGACGGAGGTCAGCCCACCGCTGCCCGCGGCGAGCACGTCGTGA
- the murJ gene encoding murein biosynthesis integral membrane protein MurJ, with protein sequence MTPRRTGARSVAAAAASVALLTVLARVAGFGRIFAFSQTVGDNCLSTAYTTANQVPNVLFEVVAGGALAGVLVPLLSSRLASDDPAERAAASRTASAALTLSVLALVVVGGITALAARPVMALLLADGSDAQCGGSLLRLATVMLWVFLPQVPLYAVAVVFAGVLQAQQRFTAPSAAPLVSSLVVGATYLLFGALVPAAVVGGDVADVPRSGIAVLAGGTTLGVVALALTHLPALRGPVRWRPALRPAPGDGARLRTLALSGLAVLLAQQVVTVAVTTVSNDASAGAVVRWSYAWALFLLPYAVLAVPVATAVFPRLARAADAGRADLADVLAPAVRAVLLVSSLGAAVLAAVAVPVAVVFVHGRVGSGRSGDLGLALVLFAPGLLGYGLVALLTRALYTLGAGRSAATATVAGWAVVLAGVLLLPRAVAADDVVSALALAHTAGLTVAGALLLRQVHRQVPGTLGGLARVVVAAVVAGVVGGAAGALVAVAWRTTHVGPAVGQGVLLAAVAAVVWLVVARLADPADLRTLTGTARRVLRR encoded by the coding sequence GTGACCCCCCGCCGGACGGGCGCCCGGTCCGTCGCGGCTGCGGCCGCCTCGGTCGCCCTGCTGACGGTCCTCGCCCGCGTCGCGGGGTTCGGCCGCATCTTCGCCTTCAGCCAGACCGTCGGCGACAACTGCCTCAGCACGGCGTACACGACGGCCAACCAGGTCCCGAACGTCCTCTTCGAGGTCGTCGCCGGGGGCGCCCTCGCCGGGGTGCTGGTGCCCCTGCTGTCCTCGCGGCTCGCCTCCGACGACCCCGCCGAGCGGGCCGCCGCCTCGCGCACGGCGTCCGCCGCCCTGACCCTCAGCGTGCTGGCGCTCGTCGTCGTCGGGGGGATCACCGCGCTCGCGGCCCGGCCGGTCATGGCGCTGCTGCTGGCGGACGGCTCGGACGCCCAGTGCGGCGGGTCGCTGCTGCGGCTGGCCACGGTCATGCTGTGGGTCTTCCTGCCCCAGGTCCCGCTGTACGCGGTCGCCGTCGTCTTCGCCGGCGTCCTGCAGGCCCAGCAGCGGTTCACGGCGCCGTCGGCCGCGCCGCTGGTGTCCAGCCTCGTCGTCGGGGCGACGTACCTGCTCTTCGGCGCCCTCGTCCCGGCCGCCGTCGTCGGGGGCGACGTGGCCGACGTCCCGCGGTCGGGGATCGCCGTCCTGGCCGGGGGCACGACGCTCGGCGTGGTCGCCCTGGCGCTGACCCACCTGCCCGCGCTGCGCGGGCCGGTGCGGTGGCGGCCGGCCCTGCGTCCGGCCCCCGGCGACGGGGCGCGCCTGCGGACGCTGGCCCTGTCCGGGCTCGCCGTGCTCCTGGCCCAGCAGGTGGTCACCGTCGCGGTCACGACGGTCTCCAACGACGCCTCGGCCGGAGCGGTCGTCCGCTGGAGCTACGCCTGGGCGCTGTTCCTGCTGCCGTACGCCGTGCTGGCGGTCCCCGTGGCGACGGCCGTCTTCCCCCGGCTCGCGCGGGCCGCGGACGCCGGCCGGGCCGACCTCGCCGACGTCCTGGCCCCGGCCGTGCGGGCGGTCCTGCTCGTGAGCTCCCTCGGTGCGGCCGTGCTCGCGGCCGTCGCCGTGCCGGTGGCCGTCGTCTTCGTCCACGGTCGGGTGGGGTCGGGTCGCTCGGGCGACCTGGGCCTGGCGCTGGTCCTGTTCGCCCCCGGCCTGCTCGGCTACGGCCTCGTGGCGCTGCTCACGCGGGCGCTCTACACGCTGGGCGCGGGGCGCAGCGCCGCGACCGCGACCGTCGCCGGCTGGGCCGTGGTCCTGGCCGGCGTCCTGCTGCTGCCGCGCGCGGTGGCGGCCGACGACGTGGTCTCGGCGCTCGCCCTCGCCCACACGGCGGGCCTCACGGTGGCCGGGGCCCTCCTGCTGCGCCAGGTGCACCGGCAGGTCCCCGGCACCCTGGGCGGGCTGGCCCGCGTCGTGGTGGCGGCCGTCGTGGCGGGGGTCGTGGGCGGTGCGGCGGGCGCCCTCGTCGCGGTGGCGTGGCGCACGACGCACGTGGGGCCCGCCGTCGGGCAGGGTGTCCTGCTGGCGGCCGTCGCCGCCGTCGTCTGGCTGGTCGTGGCGCGCCTGGCGGACCCCGCCGACCTGCGCACGCTGACCGGCACCGCCCGGCGTGTCCTGCGCCGGTGA
- a CDS encoding glycosyltransferase family 4 protein, giving the protein MTPAAPEGPVLFVLGSSAGGVVRHVDALAARLHAGGVDVRVAGPAETLARLAAPVPTAAVEIGASLDPVRDLRAAAALRRAVGHLPGVLVHAHGVRAGFVAALALGGTRRRVPLVVTLHNAVLGSGVRARLGTAVLGVVCRRAHVVLGVSADLVAQAHRLGADVADRALVPAPALPPGDAARGRDVLGPGPVVLAVARLADQKGLPTLLDAAAGAGAPVAVAGDGPLRARLEARIRSEGLPVRLLGRRDDVADLLAAADVALSTSVWEGQPVFVQEALRAGVPLVATDAGGTREVTGDAAVLVPVGDAAGLAAAVRRLVQDRTEHAVRARRSRQRAAELPTEDDAVAQVRRVHRAARG; this is encoded by the coding sequence GTGACCCCTGCGGCGCCCGAGGGCCCGGTCCTGTTCGTGCTCGGCAGCAGCGCCGGGGGAGTCGTCCGCCACGTGGACGCGTTGGCCGCCCGGCTGCACGCGGGCGGCGTCGACGTCCGGGTGGCCGGCCCGGCCGAGACGCTGGCGCGCCTGGCCGCCCCCGTGCCCACCGCGGCGGTGGAGATCGGGGCCTCCCTCGACCCCGTCCGCGACCTGCGGGCCGCCGCCGCCCTGCGGCGGGCCGTCGGCCACCTCCCGGGCGTCCTCGTGCACGCGCACGGCGTCCGGGCCGGGTTCGTCGCCGCCCTCGCGCTGGGCGGCACCCGTCGACGGGTCCCCCTGGTCGTCACCCTGCACAACGCCGTCCTGGGCTCGGGTGTGCGGGCCCGACTGGGCACGGCCGTCCTCGGCGTCGTGTGTCGCCGGGCCCACGTCGTGCTCGGGGTCTCGGCCGACCTCGTCGCCCAGGCCCACCGCCTCGGGGCGGACGTCGCCGACCGCGCGCTCGTGCCCGCCCCGGCGCTGCCCCCCGGGGACGCGGCCCGAGGCCGCGACGTCCTCGGACCCGGGCCGGTCGTCCTGGCGGTGGCCCGGCTGGCCGACCAGAAGGGACTGCCCACCCTGCTGGACGCCGCAGCGGGTGCGGGGGCCCCCGTGGCCGTCGCGGGGGACGGGCCGCTGCGTGCGCGGCTGGAGGCCCGGATCCGGTCCGAGGGCCTGCCGGTGCGGCTGCTGGGCCGCCGCGACGACGTCGCGGACCTGCTCGCCGCCGCCGACGTCGCCCTCAGCACGAGCGTGTGGGAGGGACAGCCCGTCTTCGTGCAGGAGGCCCTGCGGGCCGGGGTGCCGCTCGTGGCCACCGACGCGGGCGGGACCCGCGAGGTCACCGGCGACGCCGCCGTGCTCGTCCCCGTCGGGGACGCGGCGGGGCTCGCGGCCGCCGTGCGCCGCCTCGTCCAGGACCGCACCGAGCACGCCGTCCGGGCGCGGCGGTCGCGGCAGCGGGCGGCGGAACTGCCGACGGAGGACGACGCGGTCGCGCAGGTCCGACGGGTCCACCGCGCCGCCCGCGGCTGA